A DNA window from Corynebacterium ciconiae DSM 44920 contains the following coding sequences:
- a CDS encoding Maf family protein: MKLVLGSSSPSRKGLLRAGGIDPLIHAPNVDEEAVLACHTGASAKDAVLALAEAKAQAVAPLYPEDVVVACDSMLLLDGKLQGKPKTVDRAVERWRQQRGKTAELLTGHCVVLPETAQPSGGDSIGTERVHHVECVRTLIRFGSPSDADIRAYAEGGEPLFCAGAFTLEAQGAWFIDSIEGDPSSVIGLSLPLVRRVLAEYGVDISSLWNRGDHAHN; this comes from the coding sequence ATGAAACTCGTGCTGGGATCCTCCTCCCCCTCCCGCAAAGGCTTGCTGCGTGCCGGCGGCATTGACCCGCTCATCCACGCCCCCAATGTCGACGAAGAAGCGGTGCTTGCTTGCCACACCGGAGCCAGCGCCAAGGACGCGGTGCTCGCCCTAGCCGAGGCGAAGGCGCAGGCGGTGGCCCCGCTCTACCCGGAGGATGTGGTGGTGGCGTGCGATTCCATGCTGCTACTGGACGGCAAGTTGCAGGGAAAGCCGAAGACGGTCGACAGAGCCGTCGAACGCTGGCGCCAGCAGCGCGGAAAGACAGCTGAGCTGCTGACAGGGCACTGCGTTGTGCTGCCGGAGACTGCACAACCCAGCGGTGGCGATTCCATAGGCACCGAACGAGTGCACCACGTGGAGTGCGTGCGGACCCTGATCCGCTTTGGCAGCCCGAGCGATGCGGATATTCGCGCCTATGCTGAGGGCGGTGAGCCTTTGTTCTGTGCTGGGGCCTTCACCTTAGAGGCCCAGGGGGCGTGGTTTATCGACTCGATCGAGGGCGATCCCTCCAGCGTGATTGGCCTGAGCCTGCCGCTGGTGCGCCGTGTTCTCGCCGAGTACGGGGTGGATATTTCTTCCCTATGGAACCGTGGGGATCACGCGCACAACTAA
- a CDS encoding DUF3151 domain-containing protein translates to MAINNLMAPQPVHLPADPAAERFGAQPQVSSAGLSVDSAAVEAAHEAVREYPSSSLAWSILAIDALDRGADVAAYAYARTGYHRGLDALRGSGWKGFGPVPHSHEPNRGVLYAIAALALAAQRIGETDEYERCAALLEDCDHEAAASLIV, encoded by the coding sequence ATGGCTATTAACAATCTCATGGCACCGCAGCCCGTTCACCTGCCCGCTGACCCCGCAGCCGAGCGCTTTGGCGCCCAGCCTCAGGTCAGCTCCGCAGGGCTGAGCGTAGATTCCGCCGCCGTCGAGGCCGCCCACGAGGCGGTCCGGGAGTACCCGAGCAGCTCGCTGGCGTGGTCCATTCTCGCTATCGATGCCCTCGACCGCGGGGCCGATGTGGCGGCCTATGCCTACGCCCGTACCGGCTACCACCGCGGGCTGGATGCCCTGCGCGGCTCCGGCTGGAAGGGCTTTGGCCCGGTACCCCACTCCCACGAGCCCAATCGCGGCGTGCTCTATGCCATCGCCGCCTTGGCGCTGGCCGCCCAGCGCATCGGCGAAACAGACGAGTACGAGCGCTGCGCGGCGCTGTTGGAGGACTGCGACCATGAGGCCGCAGCCTCACTTATCGTTTAA
- a CDS encoding alpha-keto acid decarboxylase family protein, translating to MAEQTTAPTAAERTYTVADYLFDRVAETPATDVFGVPGDFNLPFLDNILSHPSLRWVGNTNELNAGYCADAYARVRGFAAMVTTFGVGELSAINATAGSYAEYAPVLHIVGAPSRATQASGRKVHHTLGDGRFNHFFDMAAEVTCAQAWLTPANAAGEIDRVIRTMLTERRPGYLVLSPDVARAPIYRPDDEITAKRPAVSSRAAVEAFKDAAREFLAGKQTTILADLLVHRLGGWEHFKELIESTDLPYATLAWGKTLVDERSPRFAGVYAGAASKPAAKGAVENAERLITLGVEFTDNTTAGFSTNLDDARIIEVEAQQASVGGRAFAPIHIVDAMDALTEVLGEEGSAQAYPLGEFSAPEKQRAADDAPLEQNDLWTIASEWLPTDSIVIADQGTSFFGMADRHMPAGSMFIGQPLWGSIGYSVPAALGAGLADRSRRPVLLVGDGSALLTIQEVATMVREGLNPIVLVINNSGYTVERAIHGADQYYNDIPTTHWELIPAAFGGDESTTQVSRAATAGELKRALQDAEKASEKLALVEVITDRDDIPTLLAATTEALAKNARS from the coding sequence ATGGCTGAACAGACAACCGCCCCCACAGCGGCGGAGCGCACCTACACCGTTGCCGACTATCTCTTCGACCGCGTGGCCGAAACCCCCGCCACCGATGTCTTCGGTGTTCCCGGCGACTTCAACCTGCCCTTCCTGGACAACATCTTGTCCCATCCCAGTCTGCGCTGGGTGGGCAACACCAACGAACTCAACGCCGGTTACTGCGCCGACGCCTACGCCCGCGTGCGCGGCTTTGCCGCCATGGTCACCACCTTCGGTGTGGGCGAGCTGTCTGCGATCAACGCCACCGCCGGCTCCTACGCCGAATATGCCCCAGTGCTGCACATCGTGGGCGCGCCCTCCCGCGCCACGCAGGCCAGCGGCCGCAAGGTCCACCACACCCTCGGGGACGGCCGCTTCAACCACTTCTTCGACATGGCCGCCGAGGTCACGTGCGCGCAGGCCTGGCTGACCCCGGCCAACGCCGCCGGAGAGATCGACCGCGTGATTCGCACCATGCTCACCGAGCGCCGCCCCGGCTACCTTGTGCTCAGCCCTGATGTTGCCCGCGCCCCCATCTATCGTCCAGACGATGAGATCACCGCGAAGCGCCCAGCTGTGTCCTCCCGCGCTGCGGTGGAGGCCTTCAAAGACGCCGCCCGTGAGTTCCTCGCCGGCAAACAGACCACCATTCTCGCCGACCTACTGGTGCACCGCCTCGGCGGCTGGGAGCACTTTAAAGAGCTGATCGAGAGCACCGACCTGCCCTATGCCACCCTTGCTTGGGGCAAAACCCTCGTGGATGAGCGCTCCCCGCGCTTCGCCGGTGTCTACGCCGGTGCCGCTTCTAAGCCGGCAGCCAAGGGGGCAGTGGAAAACGCCGAGCGGCTGATCACCTTAGGCGTGGAGTTCACCGACAACACCACCGCAGGGTTCTCTACGAATCTCGACGATGCGCGCATCATCGAGGTCGAGGCCCAACAGGCCTCGGTCGGTGGCCGCGCCTTCGCCCCCATCCACATCGTGGACGCCATGGATGCCCTCACCGAGGTACTCGGCGAAGAGGGATCCGCCCAGGCCTACCCACTGGGGGAGTTCTCTGCCCCAGAGAAGCAGCGCGCCGCGGACGACGCCCCGCTGGAACAAAACGATCTGTGGACTATCGCCTCGGAGTGGCTGCCCACGGACTCCATTGTGATCGCCGACCAAGGCACCAGCTTCTTCGGCATGGCCGATCGGCATATGCCAGCTGGCTCCATGTTCATCGGCCAGCCCCTGTGGGGCTCCATCGGCTACTCCGTGCCCGCAGCCCTCGGTGCCGGGCTTGCTGATCGCAGCCGCCGTCCGGTCCTGCTGGTGGGAGACGGCTCCGCACTGCTGACCATCCAAGAGGTGGCCACCATGGTGCGTGAGGGCCTCAACCCCATCGTGCTGGTGATCAACAACTCCGGCTACACCGTCGAACGCGCCATCCACGGCGCCGACCAGTACTACAACGACATCCCCACCACCCACTGGGAACTGATTCCCGCGGCCTTCGGCGGCGATGAATCGACCACCCAGGTCAGCCGCGCGGCCACCGCCGGCGAGCTCAAGCGCGCCCTGCAGGACGCAGAAAAGGCCAGCGAAAAGCTGGCCTTGGTCGAGGTCATCACCGACCGTGACGACATCCCTACGCTGCTTGCTGCCACCACCGAGGCGCTAGCTAAGAATGCGCGATCTTAA
- a CDS encoding Cj0069 family protein: MKKGIVVFEVEGGNDKQFNGHRKDTLPIVDAIKNKGWNAEVVYYRPEWSEQLFDYVSENFDAYISRVNPGNIPGGEKGYFNLLTKLSEEAGLVGMSTPEEMMAYGAKDALVKLASTDLVPDDTYAYYDVEEFHKTFPSSLSYGERVLKQNRGSTGSGIWRVQLEDKELSASIEPGTELPLDTKLKCTEAVDNHTEVRELGEFMDFCDQYIIGDNGMLVDMRFMPRIVEGEIRILLVGPHPVFVVHKKPAAGGDNFSATLFSGAKYSYDKPEEWQELIDMFADVRPVIAEKLGGDNIPLIWTADFMLDDATDGGDTYVLGEINCSCVGFTSELDMGIQEMVAEEAIKRVEAKHA, encoded by the coding sequence ATGAAGAAGGGCATCGTCGTTTTCGAGGTTGAAGGCGGCAACGACAAGCAGTTCAACGGTCACCGCAAGGACACCTTGCCGATCGTTGACGCTATTAAGAACAAGGGCTGGAACGCCGAGGTGGTGTACTACCGCCCTGAGTGGTCTGAGCAGCTGTTTGACTACGTGTCCGAGAACTTCGACGCTTATATCTCCCGCGTCAACCCGGGCAACATCCCCGGCGGCGAGAAGGGCTATTTCAACCTGTTGACCAAGCTCTCTGAAGAGGCCGGCCTGGTGGGCATGTCCACCCCAGAGGAGATGATGGCATACGGCGCCAAGGATGCGCTGGTCAAGCTCGCCTCCACCGACCTGGTGCCGGACGATACCTACGCCTACTACGACGTGGAGGAGTTCCACAAGACCTTCCCGTCCTCCCTTTCTTATGGCGAGCGTGTGCTCAAGCAGAACCGCGGCTCCACCGGCTCCGGCATTTGGCGCGTGCAGCTGGAGGATAAGGAGCTGTCCGCCTCTATCGAGCCGGGTACTGAGCTGCCGCTCGACACCAAGCTCAAGTGCACCGAGGCCGTGGACAACCACACGGAGGTGCGCGAGCTCGGCGAGTTCATGGACTTCTGCGATCAGTACATCATCGGCGACAACGGCATGCTCGTCGATATGCGCTTCATGCCGCGCATCGTCGAAGGCGAGATCCGTATCCTGCTGGTGGGCCCGCACCCGGTGTTCGTGGTGCACAAGAAGCCGGCCGCTGGCGGTGACAACTTCTCCGCCACCCTCTTCTCCGGCGCCAAGTACTCCTACGACAAGCCAGAGGAGTGGCAGGAGCTCATCGACATGTTCGCCGATGTGCGTCCCGTGATTGCCGAGAAGCTCGGCGGCGACAACATCCCGCTGATCTGGACCGCTGATTTCATGCTTGACGACGCTACCGACGGCGGCGACACCTATGTGCTCGGTGAGATCAACTGCTCCTGCGTGGGCTTCACCTCCGAGCTGGACATGGGCATCCAGGAAATGGTGGCCGAGGAAGCCATCAAGCGCGTGGAAGCTAAGCACGCCTAA
- a CDS encoding sulfurtransferase, giving the protein MPIPFDPNPVLADYAHPEKIVSASWLSARLGTPGLRVVESDEDTLLYDIGHVPGAVRIDWRTELNDPLIRDYITAEQFAELMRSKGISNDDTVVIYGDKSNWWAAYTFWVFTLFGHKDVRLLNGGRDAWMAEERDTSFVVPEYPRTNYEVPTRDDAPHRSLVAEVREKIGAATLIDVREPDEYTGAASNAAGYPADTVSRTGHIPTAINVPWNRAVYANSRFRSREELAELYADYDPDADTILYCRLGDRSAHSWFVLTYLLGFSNVRNYDGSWIEWGNMIGMPIVHGDKPGTLDDATSRHSTS; this is encoded by the coding sequence ATGCCGATCCCCTTTGATCCCAACCCCGTGCTCGCGGACTATGCCCATCCGGAGAAGATCGTGTCGGCGTCGTGGCTGTCTGCTCGGCTCGGCACGCCGGGGCTGCGCGTCGTGGAATCCGACGAGGACACCCTCCTCTACGACATCGGCCACGTGCCGGGCGCTGTGCGCATCGATTGGCGCACCGAGCTCAACGATCCCCTCATCCGCGACTACATCACCGCCGAGCAGTTCGCGGAGCTGATGCGCTCCAAGGGAATCAGCAACGATGACACCGTGGTGATCTACGGCGACAAGTCCAATTGGTGGGCCGCCTACACCTTCTGGGTCTTCACCCTTTTCGGACATAAGGACGTTCGACTACTCAACGGCGGCCGCGACGCCTGGATGGCCGAGGAGCGCGACACCAGCTTCGTGGTTCCGGAATATCCGCGCACCAACTACGAGGTTCCCACGCGCGATGACGCCCCACACCGCAGCCTGGTGGCCGAGGTGCGAGAGAAGATCGGCGCCGCCACACTCATCGACGTCCGCGAGCCCGACGAGTACACCGGCGCAGCCTCCAACGCGGCCGGCTATCCCGCGGACACTGTCTCCCGCACCGGCCACATCCCGACCGCCATCAACGTGCCGTGGAACCGCGCCGTCTACGCAAACTCGCGTTTCCGTTCCCGTGAGGAGCTCGCCGAACTCTACGCCGACTACGATCCGGACGCCGACACCATCCTCTACTGCCGCCTCGGAGATCGCTCGGCACACAGCTGGTTCGTACTGACCTACCTGCTCGGATTCAGCAACGTGCGCAACTATGACGGCTCGTGGATCGAATGGGGCAACATGATCGGCATGCCCATCGTGCACGGAGATAAGCCCGGTACGCTTGACGACGCCACCTCCCGCCACTCCACCAGCTAG
- a CDS encoding acetyl/propionyl/methylcrotonyl-CoA carboxylase subunit alpha, with protein sequence MTVEQKKITKVLVANRGEIAVRVIRAARDAGIPSVAVYAEPDAEAPFVALADEAFALGGSTSAESYLVFDKILCAAKKSGANAIHPGYGFLSENGDFAQAVIDAGLIWIGPSPQSINDLGDKVTARHIALRADAPMAPGTKEPVKDADEVVAFAEEHGLPIAIKAAFGGGGRGMKVAYKMEEVADLYESATREATAAFGRGECFVERYLDKARHVECQVVADMHGNVVVAGTRDCSLQRRFQKLVEEAPAPFLTDDQRTQLHESAKRICKEAGYYGAGTVEYLVGSDGLISFLEVNTRLQVEHPVTEMTTGLDLVREQFRIAEGRELHIKEDPKPRGHAFEFRINGEDAGSNFMPAPGTVVKYHEPSGPGVRMDSGITQGSVIGGQFDSMLAKLIVYGETREEALERSRRALAEYVVEGLPTVLPFHAHIVENPAFVGDGESFDVYTKWIEEEWENPIEPYVDPADADEDEEKLPSQKVVVEIDGRRVEVALPGDLSLGGGAGGAKKKAKKRRAGGGKKAVSGDAVVAPMQGTVIKVNVEEGQEVNEGDTVVVLEAMKMENPVKAHKSGTVEGLSAETGSGVSKGEALMEIK encoded by the coding sequence GTGACCGTCGAACAAAAGAAGATCACCAAGGTGCTGGTTGCCAACCGTGGTGAGATCGCCGTCCGCGTTATCCGCGCTGCTCGCGATGCAGGAATCCCGAGCGTAGCGGTGTACGCCGAGCCCGACGCCGAGGCACCCTTTGTTGCCTTGGCCGATGAGGCTTTTGCCCTCGGCGGCTCCACTTCGGCAGAGTCCTACCTGGTCTTCGACAAGATCCTCTGCGCCGCCAAGAAGTCCGGCGCCAACGCCATTCACCCCGGCTATGGCTTTTTGTCCGAGAACGGCGACTTTGCCCAGGCTGTCATCGACGCCGGCCTGATCTGGATTGGCCCCTCCCCGCAGTCCATCAATGATCTCGGCGATAAGGTCACCGCTCGTCACATCGCGCTGCGCGCCGATGCTCCGATGGCCCCCGGCACCAAAGAGCCGGTGAAGGACGCCGATGAGGTTGTGGCCTTCGCTGAGGAGCACGGCCTGCCCATCGCTATTAAGGCTGCCTTCGGCGGTGGCGGCCGCGGTATGAAGGTGGCCTACAAGATGGAAGAGGTGGCCGACCTCTACGAGTCCGCCACCCGCGAGGCCACCGCAGCCTTCGGCCGTGGCGAGTGCTTCGTGGAGCGCTACCTAGATAAGGCCCGCCACGTGGAGTGCCAGGTGGTGGCCGATATGCACGGCAACGTAGTAGTTGCCGGTACCCGTGACTGCTCCCTGCAGCGCCGCTTCCAGAAGCTAGTGGAGGAGGCCCCGGCCCCCTTCCTCACCGATGATCAGCGCACCCAGCTGCACGAGTCCGCTAAGCGTATTTGTAAGGAGGCCGGCTACTACGGCGCCGGCACCGTGGAGTACCTGGTGGGCTCGGACGGACTCATCTCCTTCCTCGAGGTCAACACCCGTCTGCAGGTGGAGCACCCCGTGACCGAGATGACCACCGGCTTGGACCTGGTGCGCGAGCAGTTCCGCATCGCTGAGGGCCGCGAGCTGCACATCAAGGAAGATCCGAAGCCGCGTGGCCACGCCTTCGAGTTCCGTATCAACGGCGAGGACGCCGGCTCGAACTTCATGCCTGCCCCCGGCACTGTGGTGAAGTACCACGAGCCCTCCGGCCCGGGCGTGCGCATGGATTCCGGTATCACCCAGGGCTCCGTGATCGGCGGCCAGTTCGACTCCATGCTGGCTAAGCTCATCGTCTACGGAGAGACCCGCGAGGAAGCCCTCGAGCGCTCCCGCCGCGCACTCGCCGAGTACGTGGTGGAGGGCCTGCCCACCGTTCTTCCCTTCCACGCCCACATCGTGGAGAACCCCGCCTTCGTTGGCGATGGCGAGAGCTTCGATGTCTACACCAAGTGGATCGAAGAAGAGTGGGAGAACCCGATCGAGCCGTACGTGGATCCTGCCGATGCCGACGAGGACGAGGAGAAGCTGCCTTCCCAGAAGGTCGTGGTGGAGATCGACGGCCGCCGCGTAGAGGTGGCTCTGCCCGGCGATCTGTCCCTCGGCGGTGGCGCCGGCGGCGCCAAGAAGAAGGCCAAGAAGCGTCGCGCAGGCGGCGGCAAGAAGGCTGTCTCCGGTGACGCCGTCGTCGCCCCGATGCAGGGCACCGTGATCAAGGTGAACGTGGAAGAGGGCCAGGAAGTCAACGAAGGCGACACCGTGGTGGTGCTGGAGGCCATGAAGATGGAAAACCCCGTCAAGGCCCACAAGTCCGGCACCGTGGAGGGCCTCAGCGCCGAAACCGGCTCCGGCGTGTCCAAGGGCGAAGCGCTCATGGAAATCAAGTAG